A window from Triticum aestivum cultivar Chinese Spring chromosome 6D, IWGSC CS RefSeq v2.1, whole genome shotgun sequence encodes these proteins:
- the LOC123142455 gene encoding uncharacterized protein — protein MASSVSDATDGHSLLLCDHSNETPVPVPFSSHPGGRTPARHGPAGATPRDELLEEIFLRLPTPAALARASTASPRFRRIITDRSFLRRFRKLHPPPLLGFADERAGFHPAEAPHPSAPLARALADAADFTYSFVPKPSNDHSWRPCNVRDGRVLLESSRYGTFRELAVCDPLSRRYVLLPPIPEHMSVQEQRPLGIQVHPGSHCRGGRGRDVVQGGGGNSSIMKMFTGTLASLHLCENRVYEAGQTHLESLVWAMRCF, from the exons ATGGCCAGCTCTGTTAGCGACGCAACAGATGGTCACTCCCTGTTGTTGTGTGACCACTCCAACGAAACCCCTGTCCCCgtccccttctcctcccaccccggcGGCCGCACCCCCGCCCGCCATGGCCCCGCCGGCGCCACACCTCGCGACGAGCTCCTGGAGGAGATCTTCCTTCGCCTGCCCACCCCGGccgcgctcgcacgcgcctcaaCCGCCTCCCCCCGCTTCCGCCGCATCATCACCGACCGCTCCTTCCTCCGCCGCTTCCGCAAACTCCACCCGCCGCCGCTCCTCGGGTTCGCCGACGAACGTGCAGGCTTCCACCCCGCCGAGGCTCCCCATCCCTCCGCTCcgctcgcccgcgccctcgccgacGCCGCTGATTTCACCTACTCCTTCGTCCCCAAGCCCAGTAATGACCACTCCTGGCGTCCCTGCAACGTCCGCGACGGCCGCGTCCTCCTCGAGAGCAGCCGATACGGGACCTTCAGAGAGCTCGCGGTGTGCGATCCGTTGTCACGGCGCTACGTTCTGCTTCCGCCCATACCCGAGCACATGTCAGTCCAGGAACAGCGCCCTTTGGGAATTCAGGTCCATCCTGGCTCCCAttgccgaggaggacgaggacgagacgTCGTTCAAG GAGGAGGAGGGAATTCTTCCATTATGAAGATGTTTACTGGTACTTTGGCTTCCCTCCATCTTTGTGAAAACCGAGTATATGAAGCG GGACAAACACATTTGGAGTCTCTTGTTTGGGCTATGCGATGCTTTTGA
- the LOC123143672 gene encoding kinesin-like protein KIN-7A, with translation MSASRPPTPSTPASKIQRTPMAGLTPGGSSRAQEEKILVTVRVRPLSKRELAMKDQKVAWECTDSQTILYKGPPQDRAAPTSYTFDKVFGPACQTDLVYEDGAKDVAMSALTGINATIFAYGQTSSGKTFTMRGVTESAVRDIYKHIENNPEREFIIKISAMEIYNENVKDLLRPDSGPLRLLDDPEKGTIVEKLDEEIAKDSQHLRHLIGICEEQRQVGETALNDASSRSHQIIRLTVESRLREASGCVKSFVANLNFVDLAGSERAAQTHAIGARLKEGGHINRSLLTLTTVIRKLSSEKRSGHIPYRDSKLTRILQLSLGGNARTAIICTMSPAITHAEQSRNTLFFATCAKEVTNTAKVNMVVSDKQLVKHLQTEVARLEAELRTPDRASSSSDILARKIKQMELEMEELRKQRDSAQLALEEIQKRTGDNQPGWNPFDSPQKTRKCLTFSEPSNNKIKIRSSVRQSSTAPFMLKHEIRKLEQLQQQLEVEANRAIDVLHKEVECHKHGNQDAAETIAKLQAEIREMQSVRSENRDVEMVTDEGNGSDLKDEITRLHLQDSDIAKLEAKLENVQRSIDKLVMSLPNVETTPNSNRSKKKKRMLLPLGISNRPNLIRAPCSPHSSSTPLELEVENRAPEGDKVSHEGSEKATPTKSGDTGDLSLRDETPRRRSSSVNMKRMQKMFQNAAEENVRSIRDYVTELKERVAKLQYQKQLLVCQVLELESNEGKANEMDEDPVENAGSLQDGPESWEILFKEQMQHIIQLWDLCHVSIIHRTQFYLLFRGDMADQIYIEVEVRRLTWLQQHFAEVGDASPAALGDDPAVSLASSMKALRNEREFLARRMGSRLTEEERERLFIKWQVPLEAKQRKLQLVNKLWADPNDKAHIEESADIVARLVGFCEGGNISKEMFELNFALPASRKPWLMGWQPISNMIKEKTRQLVSTPLQ, from the exons ATGAGTGCATCAAGACCGCCAACGCCAAGCACCCCTGCATCAAAGATTCAACGCACACCGATGGCGGGCCTTACCCCTGGTGGCAGCTCCAGGGCCCAGGAGGAGAAGATCCTTGTCACTGTGCGGGTGCGACCATTGAGCAAGAGGGAGTTGGCCATGAAGGACCAGAAGGTGGCATGGGAATGCACTGACAGTCAGACAATCTTATACAAGGGTCCGCCACAGGACCGGGCAGCACCCACCTCTTACACTTTTG ATAAGGTGTTTGGGCCAGCATGCCAAACGGACTTGGTTTATGAAGATGGAGCTAAGGATGTTGCTATGTCTGCATTGACAGGCATCAATG CCACAATCTTCGCTTATGGTCAGACAAGTAGTGGCAAAACATTCACCATGAGAGGTGTGACAGAGAGCGCTGTCCGTGACATTTACAAACACATCGAAAAT AATCCTGAAAGGGAATTTATTATCAAGATATCTGCTATGGAAATATACAATGAGAACGTGAAGGATCTTCTACGACCTGACTCTGGTCCCCTTCGCTTGTTAGATGATCCTGAG AAAGGAACCATCGTGGAGAAGTTGGATGAAGAAATCGCCAAGGATAGCCAACATCTAAGGCATCTAATAGGCATTTGTGAAG AACAAAGACAGGTTGGGGAAACTGCACTAAATGACGCAAGTTCACGTTCCCACCAAATCATTAGGCTG ACTGTGGAAAGTAGGCTCCGTGAAGCGTCAGGCTGTGTTAAATCTTTTGTTGCTAACTTG AATTTTGTTGACCTTGCTGGAAGCGAGCGTGCTGCACAAACACATGCAATTGGTGCAAGATTGAAAGAAGGCGGCCATATTAATCGCAGCTTGTTGACTTTGACTACTGTCATCAGAAAGCTAAG CTCAGAGAAGAGGAGTGGCCACATACCCTACCGGGATTCAAAGCTCACACGTATTCTTCAGCTTTCTTTGGGTGGAAATGCGAGAACAGCCATCATCTGCACCATGAGCCCAGCCATAACACATGCAGAACAATCTAGGAATACTTTATTCTTTGCGACATGTGCCAAGGAGGTCACAAATACTGCAAAAGTTAATATG GTTGTATCTGATAAGCAACTAGTTAAGCATCTACAGACAGAAGTTGCTCGGCTAGAAGCAGAACTGAGGACCCCTGACCGTGCCTCCTCTTCCTCCGATATCCTCGCCAGAAAGATTAAGCAG ATGGAACTGGAGATGGAAGAGCTACGGAAGCAACGAGATAGCGCACAGTTAGCACTTGAAGAAATACAGAAAAGGACGGGTGATAACCAGCCA GGGTGGAATCCCTTTGACTCACCACAAAAGACCAGAAAGTGCCTCACATTCTCTGAGCCAAGTAATAATAAGATTAAGATAAGGAGCTCGGTTAGACAATCATCCACTGCTCCATTTATGTTAAAGCATGAAATTCGCAAGCTTGAGCAGCTACAACAACAACTTGAGGTTGAAGCGAACCGAGCAATTGATGTACTGCACAAGGAGGTTGAATGCCACAAGCATGGGAACCAAGATGCAGCAGAAACTATTGCTAAACTTCAGGCAGAAATCAGGGAGATGCAGTCTGTTAGATCTGAGAACAGAGATGTTGAGATGGTTACAGATGAAGGAAATGGGTCTGATTTGAAAGATGAAATTACTAGACTTCATCTGCAGGACAGTGACATTGCCAAACTTGAGGCAAAACTAGAAAATGTACAGAGATCTATTGATAAATTGGTGATGTCACTTCCAAATGTTGAGACTACTCCGAACTCCAAcagatcaaagaagaagaagaggatgcttcTTCCACTGGGTATAAGCAACAGGCCAAATCTGATAAGAGCACCTTGCTCTCCCCATTCTTCTAGCACGCCTTTGGAGTTGGAAGTTGAAAATAGGGCTCCAGAGGGGGACAAGGTGTCTCACGAGGGTTCAGAAAAGGCTACTCCCACCAAGAGTGGAGACACTGGGGATTTATCATTACGTGATGAAACTCCACGCAGGCGATCCAGCTCAGTGAACATGAAAAGAATGCAGAAGATGTTCCAAAATGCTGCCGAAGAAAACGTGAGAAGTATTAGGGATTATGTCACCGAACTGAAGGAGAGGGTGGCAAAACTTCAGTACCAAAAACAGCTACTTGTCTGCCAG GTATTGGAGTTGGAATCTAACGAAGGCAAAGCAAATGAGATGGATGAAGATCCAGTTGAAAATGCCGGATCTCTACAGGATGGTCCTGAATCATGGGAGATATTATTTAAGGAGCAGATGCAGCACATTATACAATTGTGGGATCTCTGTCATGTATCAATCATACACAGGACCCAGTTCTACCTGTTATTCAGAGGGGATATGGCTGATCAGATATACATCGAGGTTGAAGTCAGAAGATTGACATGGCTGCAGCAGCATTTCGCCGAGGTCGGTGACGCAAGCCCTGCTGCACTTGGTGATGACCCTGCAGTTTCTCTAGCCTCAAG TATGAAGGCGTTGAGGAATGAGCGAGAATTTCTTGCAAGAAGGATGGGCTCAAGGCTGACAGAAGAGGAGCGGGAGCGCCTTTTCATCAAATGGCAAGTCCCCCTCGAGGCAAAGCAGCGGAAGTTGCAGCTTGTGAACAAGCTCTGGGCAGATCCCAACGACAAAGCGCACATTGAGGAGAGCGCCGACATTGTGGCTCGGCTGGTTGGCTTCTGTGAGGGTGGGAACATCAGCAAGGAGATGTTTGAGCTCAATTTTGCGCTCCCTGCGAGTAGGAAGCCATGGCTGATGGGCTGGCAGCCAATCTCAAACATGATCAAGGAGAAAACTCGCCAGTTGGTTTCGACTCCATTACAGTGA